In Gracilinanus agilis isolate LMUSP501 unplaced genomic scaffold, AgileGrace unplaced_scaffold44950, whole genome shotgun sequence, a single genomic region encodes these proteins:
- the PPY gene encoding pancreatic prohormone, producing the protein MAASQYWFSLLVLSCCMALLMPPCAQGAPQEPVYPGDDATPEQMAKYAAELRRYINRLTRPRYGKRAMGQKIYQDGVDFLE; encoded by the exons ATGGCTGCCTCTCAATACTGGTTCTCTCTTCTGGTCCTGTCCTGTTGCATGGCTCTCTTGATGCCACCCTGTGCTCAGGGGGCTCCACAGGAACCAGTGTATCCTGGTGATGATGCCACCCCAGAGCAGATGGCCAAGTATGCTGCAGAACTCCGGAGATATATCAATAGGCTGACCCGGCCAAG GTATGGGAAGAGGGCAATGGGCCAGAAAATCTACCAGGACGGGGTGGATTTCTTGGAATAG